The following proteins are encoded in a genomic region of Catharus ustulatus isolate bCatUst1 chromosome 4, bCatUst1.pri.v2, whole genome shotgun sequence:
- the LOC116996093 gene encoding histone H3, with protein MARTKQTARKSTGGKAPRKQLATKAARKSAPATGGVKKPHRYRPGTVALREIRRYQKSTELLIRKLPFQRLVREIAQDFKTDLRFQSSAVMALQEASEAYLVGLFEDTNLCAIHAKRVTIMPKDIQLARRIRGERA; from the coding sequence ATGGCCCGTACGAAGCAGACCGCGCGTAAATCCACGGGCGGGAAGGCGCCCCGCAAGCAGCTGGCCACCAAGGCTGCCCGCAAGAGCGCGCCGGCCACGGGCGGCGTCAAGAAGCCGCACCGCTACCGGCCCGGCACGGTGGCGCTGCGCGAGATCCGGCGCTACCAGAAGTCCACGGAGCTGCTGATCCGCAAGCTGCCCTTCCAGCGCCTGGTGCGCGAGATCGCGCAGGACTTCAAGACCGACCTGCGCTTCCAGAGTTCGGCCGTCATGGCGCTGCAGGAGGCCAGCGAGGCCTACCTGGTGGGGCTCTTCGAGGATACCAACCTGTGCGCCATCCACGCCAAGCGCGTCACCATCATGCCCAAGGACATTCAGCTGGCCCGCCGCATCCGCGGCGAGCGCGCCTGA
- the LOC116996088 gene encoding histone H4, with amino-acid sequence MSGRGKGGKGLGKGGAKRHRKVLRDNIQGITKPAIRRLARRGGVKRISGLIYEETRGVLKVFLENVIRDAVTYTEHAKRKTVTAMDVVYALKRQGRTLYGFGG; translated from the coding sequence ATGTCTGGTCGGGGCAAAGGCGGTAAGGGGCTTGGCAAGGGCGGCGCCAAGCGCCACCGCAAGGTGCTGCGCGACAACATCCAGGGCATCACCAAGCCGGCCATCCGCCGCCTGGCTCGGCGCGGTGGCGTCAAGCGCATCTCGGGGCTCATCTACGAGGAGACGCGCGGTGTGCTCAAGGTGTTCCTGGAGAACGTGATCCGTGACGCCGTCACCTACACGGAGCACGCCAAGAGGAAGACGGTCACGGCCATGGACGTGGTCTACGCCCTCAAGCGCCAGGGTCGTACTCTCTACGGCTTCGGCGGCTAA